CCGAAGGTGGTGGAGTCGATCATGCTCGCCGAGTCGTCGATTAAGAAGGAACACTtcgacaacaagaaacTGGCCACTGTTCCGTTTGGGCCACACTACCTGGACGATCTAACGCAGAAGGACGCATACTTCGACCACGTGCCAGAAAAATCGTTCACGGATTACCTAGGAATGAGACAACTCAATAAGCCAGATTTACCACCAGGAGTGAAAGGAGATGTTGACCGATTTATGGGAGATTACGACGGAAATGAGATGTCGATGGTCATGCAGGACTTGGTGTTGTCGACAGGATTTAGCGAGGACTACATTTCCAAACTTCGAAGCAAGACCCTGATCTTAAAGAGTGTGAGAAACCAGACGTCCAAGGGAAaaatcagctctttctACGCCCTCGTTTGCGTGGGCGACGGAAACGGGATGCTCGGAGTGGGGGAGGCAAAGGACAGAGAAGACAATGTGATGGCCGTTTTCAAGGCCCATTGGCAGGCTGTCAAGAACATGGCAAAGGTGCCTTTGCATGAAAACAGAACGATATATGGAAATATCGAGCACAAGTATGTTTCCACGGTGGTCCATTTGCGCTCTGCTCCGCCTGGTTTCGGTCTAAAGTGCAACCCGGTgatttttgagcttgccAGATGTGCCGGAATCAAGGACCTCGGTGCCAAAGTGTATCGTTCCAGAAATAAGATGAATGTGGTGAAGTGCGTCACGGAGGCTCTGGTCGGACAGCGCACCATCTCGGACATCGCCCTCGAACGCGGAAAGAAGGTTGTCGACCTCAGGGGCATGTATTATT
The sequence above is a segment of the Ogataea parapolymorpha DL-1 chromosome I, whole genome shotgun sequence genome. Coding sequences within it:
- a CDS encoding mitochondrial 37S ribosomal protein, producing the protein MFKRLFSTSRSLLKAQTSSLDPKKLKHMQYLLQYYDPKVVESIMLAESSIKKEHFDNKKLATVPFGPHYLDDLTQKDAYFDHVPEKSFTDYLGMRQLNKPDLPPGVKGDVDRFMGDYDGNEMSMVMQDLVLSTGFSEDYISKLRSKTLILKSVRNQTSKGKISSFYALVCVGDGNGMLGVGEAKDREDNVMAVFKAHWQAVKNMAKVPLHENRTIYGNIEHKYVSTVVHLRSAPPGFGLKCNPVIFELARCAGIKDLGAKVYRSRNKMNVVKCVTEALVGQRTISDIALERGKKVVDLRGMYYSAS